Part of the Brevibacillus brevis genome is shown below.
TCCGTGTGGTCCAGAACTTTCCGCTGGAAGGCCAGGACATCCGCCAAAGCTCCCGTCTGCCTTCTGACCTCTGCCTGCAGCCGCTTATTCCACGTGTAAAAGGTGGCGAGGGAAATAATCCCCACTGCCAAGACGATGAGCAGTCCCGCTACGACCTTGCGCCACCAGTCCGTGAGATGAGGGGAGTACGGCTCGAAAAATTTGCTGTACAGCCGGGTGTACGTCCCGTCGCGATACAGCTGATTCAACCCTTCATTGAGGGCCCCGATCAGCTCCCCATGCCCGTCTCGGACCGCGAAAGCGTAGTCGGTCGGATTGATCAGGCCGGATCGCATCGTAAAATCATCCCAGCGGTTTTCTTTTCGCAGCAGGTACTCAGCCGTCCAGCGATTGCCGATAAACGCGTCTGCCCTTCCGCGAAGGAGATTCGACAGCGCCTCCTGCTGGCTGAAGGAGACGATCATTTTGACTCTTCTGACACTTTCCAACAGATCCATGCTCGAATGCCCCCGCTGGACAGCCACCACTTTCTCCGACAATTGATTGAGTGTATAGATGCCGCGATCGGTGGCAGGGACGAGAAGCACCTCCGACATGGTAAAAAACGATTCGCTGAAGTCGAACAGCTCATCGTACCGGCTCGTGTATTTCATGCCGAGGAGCACATCAACTTCCCCGTTTCGGAGGGCATCCACTGCCTCCTCCCAGTCGAGCGGTACATACTCCAGCTCCCAGTTGTTGTGGCTGGCGATGGCTTGGATCAGCTCGATGTTGAAGCCGGATATTTCTCCGTGTTCATCCACGGACGAAAAAGGGGGCAGCGCTTTGTCTAAAGCAACGCGCACGACTTTTTGTTCGGCTTGCGCAGCGACGGGAAACGAGCAAAGCAAGCAGCTGCAGATGACTAGCCATATCCACGATCTTTTCCGCATACCCATGTCCACTCTTCCCCCCTTGTCCGAACTGGCCAGCTCACCGCTGCCCCAAACTGATCCTCGCATAGAAAAGCCCCCCGCGGCGGCAGGGGACGAAGGTTTTTACGCTTTGCCAAGAAACTCTTCCCGTAAGAGCCCCATCACGATCGTATCGTAATATTGGCCATCCACGTACTCGTTCTGACGCAGACGCCCTTCCAAGACGAAGCCGCATTTTTCATAAGCGCGGATCGCGCGCGTATTGCCGCTCCACGTATCCAACTGCACCCGGTTCAGATTCAGCTTGAGAAACAGAAATCGGAGCAAGACCTGAAGCGTATCGGTTCCGTACCCTTTGCTCCAGTAATTCTTATCCATGATAGCGATGCCGATGGTGGCAGTGCGCGTAATCGGATTGACATCGCGATAAGAGCAGCTGCCGATATGAACGCCTTCACGTGTATAAACCGAAAAATGCGATCGTTTTTCCGAAGCTTTTGGCTGAATATTCTCATCATACGCAGCGTACAACGTATCCAGCGAGACATTGCCGTAGGACGCCGCCGATGAACCCGCAGCCCATGTGACTGCCTCTTCATCGTTCCGCCAAACGTACTGTCTTTCCATATCTTCTCTGCTAACCGGCCGCAGTTCGACCAACTTTCCTGTATACATGCAGACTTCTTCCTTTCGATAGAGAATGAGCATATGCGTCGCGTCGAATGCATCTCTTTCTTTTCACCATGGTCACCACGCTCCTCGAAAGCAAGATGCCCTAATCATAACAAAAAAGCCACTCTCTGGTAAAGAGAGCGGCCTTCGCACGCAAAGCGGTCAGCGGCGGCTTTGGAGCTCAGCCAAGACCTGGTCCAGCGGCAGCTTTTGTTCCCGCAAGAGCACCAGCAGGTGGAAAATCAGGTCCGACGCTTCGTAGCGCAGTTCCTCGTGGCTGCGGTTTTTCGCGGCGATGATGACCTCAGCGGCTTCCTCGCCCACCTTTTTCAAAATTTTGTCGACGCCTTTTTCAAAGAGGTACGTCGTGTAGGAGCCTTCGGGGCGCTCTGCTTCCCTGGCGGCAATCAACTGCTCGAGCTCTCCGAGAATGGCAAAGCGATCGGCCTCCGATGAACCGGCAGTCTCCGCTGCTCCCTCCACCAGCTCCCCGGCAAAGCAGCTGTAAGCACCCGTGTGGCAGGCCGGACCGTTTGGTACCACCTGCACGACCAGGGCGTCACTGTCGCAGTCCGGGCGGATGGACACGATTCGCTGTGTATTTCCGGAAGTAGCGCC
Proteins encoded:
- the hisIE gene encoding bifunctional phosphoribosyl-AMP cyclohydrolase/phosphoribosyl-ATP diphosphatase HisIE, which produces MTAETLWEQLKFDENGLIPAIVQDAVSKEVLTLAYMNKESLQKSLETKETWFWSRSRAELWHKGATSGNTQRIVSIRPDCDSDALVVQVVPNGPACHTGAYSCFAGELVEGAAETAGSSEADRFAILGELEQLIAAREAERPEGSYTTYLFEKGVDKILKKVGEEAAEVIIAAKNRSHEELRYEASDLIFHLLVLLREQKLPLDQVLAELQSRR
- a CDS encoding GNAT family protein gives rise to the protein MYTGKLVELRPVSREDMERQYVWRNDEEAVTWAAGSSAASYGNVSLDTLYAAYDENIQPKASEKRSHFSVYTREGVHIGSCSYRDVNPITRTATIGIAIMDKNYWSKGYGTDTLQVLLRFLFLKLNLNRVQLDTWSGNTRAIRAYEKCGFVLEGRLRQNEYVDGQYYDTIVMGLLREEFLGKA